The Mesomycoplasma ovipneumoniae genome window below encodes:
- the pfkA gene encoding 6-phosphofructokinase, whose product MSKKIAILTSGGDSPGMNSAISALVKAALNSGFEPYLILEGYLGILNKNIILASEFPYNGISSFGGTAIGSTRFPEFKEEEIQKKAAKILTDMGISSLIVIGGDGTYKGGYKLHLQGIKVIALPGTIDNDIQFTDYTIGFDSALNTIVESVDKLRDTANSHRRCFVVEVMGRHCPDLALYSAIATGSEIVITNTNPLSAQEASEIVLEQFKKGKPSVIITVLEYVLPNLKEFAAQIEKITNITTRAFEVGHIQRGGRPSAFDRILATKMAMKAIELIDERKSGLAIGYLDGKIQAHDITEVVSASVERTAELAQKINKINQN is encoded by the coding sequence ATGTCAAAAAAAATAGCAATTTTAACTTCTGGTGGCGACTCACCAGGAATGAATTCTGCTATAAGTGCTCTTGTTAAGGCCGCACTTAATTCAGGATTTGAACCATATTTAATTTTAGAAGGCTACCTTGGAATTTTGAATAAAAATATTATATTAGCCTCTGAATTTCCGTATAACGGTATCTCTAGTTTTGGTGGCACAGCAATTGGTTCTACCCGTTTTCCGGAATTTAAAGAGGAAGAAATTCAAAAAAAAGCCGCAAAAATCTTAACAGATATGGGTATTTCTTCTTTAATTGTTATTGGAGGAGATGGAACTTACAAAGGTGGTTATAAACTTCATTTGCAAGGAATCAAAGTAATTGCTCTACCAGGAACAATTGATAATGATATTCAATTTACTGATTATACAATTGGATTTGATTCAGCTTTAAATACAATTGTAGAAAGTGTTGACAAATTAAGAGATACTGCTAATTCCCATCGACGTTGTTTTGTTGTTGAAGTCATGGGGCGTCATTGTCCAGATTTAGCTTTGTATTCAGCAATTGCAACCGGAAGTGAAATTGTTATTACTAATACAAATCCTCTAAGTGCACAAGAAGCATCAGAAATTGTTCTTGAGCAATTTAAAAAAGGTAAGCCAAGCGTTATTATTACAGTATTAGAGTATGTTTTACCAAATTTAAAAGAATTTGCTGCTCAAATTGAAAAAATAACTAATATAACAACAAGAGCTTTTGAAGTTGGACATATTCAAAGAGGCGGAAGACCTTCGGCATTTGACCGAATATTAGCAACTAAGATGGCAATGAAAGCAATTGAGTTAATTGATGAAAGAAAATCAGGACTTGCAATTGGTTATTTAGATGGAAAAATTCAAGCTCACGATATAACCGAAGTAGTCTCAGCCTCAGTTGAAAGAACAGCCGAATTAGCTCAAAAAATTAACAAAATTAATCAAAATTAA
- a CDS encoding alpha/beta fold hydrolase: MSNSVWPYPFIINQSPYNKINIVFCHGFNSSHNVFSTVIESISKKIGVNFYAYTLPGNNLTPAKEEQLYVDYYADLTVEFIKKLNLKNVVLVGHSMGGGYGALVYKRIPELISKIVFIGPMNKANLPLKDFFYEKFFPKTPEEMLEFLPIYEYDKDKYKNPKYIEWAKATFNYEYFNNHNIVTLSKNLLKNNMMDQIEDGIKSIKCPTLLVLGEKDGIVLQQETKSYFESLIPHVQTEIIPKTGHLIYTENPEYFNKVFIDFIKK; the protein is encoded by the coding sequence ATGTCTAATTCAGTTTGACCATACCCTTTTATTATTAATCAAAGCCCATACAACAAAATTAATATTGTTTTTTGCCATGGTTTTAACTCAAGCCATAATGTTTTTAGCACTGTAATTGAGTCTATTAGCAAAAAAATTGGCGTAAATTTTTATGCCTACACACTCCCAGGAAATAATTTAACTCCCGCAAAAGAAGAGCAACTTTATGTAGATTATTATGCAGATTTGACAGTTGAATTTATTAAAAAATTAAACCTTAAAAACGTTGTTTTGGTTGGCCACTCAATGGGAGGTGGATATGGCGCTTTAGTTTATAAAAGAATTCCTGAATTAATTTCAAAAATAGTTTTCATTGGTCCAATGAATAAAGCTAATTTACCATTAAAAGATTTTTTTTACGAGAAATTCTTCCCAAAAACACCTGAAGAAATGTTAGAATTTTTGCCAATTTATGAATATGATAAAGATAAATATAAAAATCCTAAATATATAGAATGAGCAAAAGCCACCTTTAATTACGAATATTTTAATAATCACAATATTGTAACCCTTAGTAAAAATTTACTAAAAAATAATATGATGGATCAAATTGAGGACGGAATTAAATCAATAAAATGTCCAACACTTCTTGTTTTAGGTGAAAAAGATGGAATTGTTCTACAACAAGAAACTAAGTCATATTTTGAAAGTCTAATACCGCACGTCCAAACCGAAATCATACCAAAAACTGGGCATTTGATTTATACAGAAAATCCTGAATATTTTAATAAAGTTTTTATTGATTTCATAAAAAAATAG